One part of the Gemmatimonadota bacterium genome encodes these proteins:
- a CDS encoding sigma-54-dependent Fis family transcriptional regulator produces MPLPSPRILIADDQADILQALRLLLRQEGFTVDSASSPAAVLAALERGEFDVLLMDLNYTRDTTSGREGLDVLTQIRQLDATLPVVVMTAFGSVEGAVEAMRHGARDYVEKPWDNQRLVALLRTQVELGSALRRGQRLEGENALLRGDGTPDLVAESPAMRAVAKLMARVAPSDANALILGEHGVGKEIAARWLHLASQRAARPMITVNVGGLSEGVFESELFGHLKGAFTDAKSDRIGRFELADRSTLFLDEIANITPSQQAKLLRVLNTGEFERVGSSRTRTVSTRVFSATNADLPTEVSSGRFREDLLYRLNTVEIRIPALRDRREDIPPLSAHFLARHATHYRKPIGGFAPDAMAAMLNYGWPGNIRELDHAIERAVLLADGTTIGTADLGLNAAAAGSSQLDQMTLEQVEQLLVQKALARTGHNVTEAAKALGLSRSAMYRRLERYGL; encoded by the coding sequence ATGCCCCTCCCCTCTCCCCGCATCCTGATCGCTGACGACCAGGCCGACATTCTCCAGGCACTCCGACTCCTGCTTCGGCAAGAGGGATTCACGGTCGACAGCGCCTCCTCGCCCGCCGCGGTGCTCGCGGCGCTGGAACGGGGAGAGTTCGACGTCCTCCTGATGGACCTCAATTACACCCGGGATACGACTTCGGGCCGGGAAGGGCTCGACGTGCTGACGCAGATTCGTCAGCTCGACGCCACCCTCCCTGTCGTCGTCATGACCGCATTCGGGAGCGTGGAGGGTGCCGTGGAGGCGATGCGGCATGGAGCCCGCGATTACGTCGAGAAGCCCTGGGACAACCAGCGACTCGTCGCATTGCTCCGGACGCAGGTCGAACTCGGCTCCGCGCTCCGACGCGGCCAACGGCTCGAGGGCGAGAACGCCCTGCTGCGTGGCGATGGCACCCCTGACCTCGTCGCCGAGTCGCCGGCGATGCGCGCCGTCGCGAAACTGATGGCGCGCGTGGCGCCCTCGGATGCCAATGCGCTGATCCTTGGCGAGCATGGGGTCGGCAAGGAAATCGCGGCGCGCTGGCTGCACCTCGCCAGTCAGCGGGCCGCGCGACCCATGATCACTGTCAACGTCGGTGGCCTCTCCGAGGGTGTCTTCGAGAGCGAACTCTTCGGCCACCTGAAGGGGGCCTTCACCGATGCGAAGAGCGACCGGATCGGACGCTTCGAACTCGCCGATCGCAGCACGCTCTTCCTCGATGAAATCGCCAACATCACGCCGAGTCAGCAGGCGAAGCTGCTCCGGGTCCTGAACACCGGAGAATTCGAGCGGGTCGGCTCGTCGCGGACCAGGACCGTCTCCACGCGCGTGTTCAGTGCGACGAACGCCGATCTGCCGACCGAGGTCAGCAGCGGGCGCTTTCGCGAAGACCTGCTGTATCGCCTGAACACCGTCGAGATCCGGATTCCCGCCCTGCGCGATCGCCGCGAGGACATTCCGCCGCTCTCGGCCCATTTCCTGGCTCGGCATGCGACACACTATCGCAAGCCGATCGGCGGCTTTGCCCCGGACGCGATGGCCGCGATGCTCAACTACGGGTGGCCCGGCAACATCCGCGAACTGGACCACGCCATCGAACGGGCGGTACTGCTCGCCGATGGCACCACGATCGGCACCGCCGACCTGGGGCTCAACGCCGCCGCCGCGGGCAGCAGCCAGCTCGACCAGATGACACTCGAGCAGGTCGAGCAGCTCCTGGTCCAGAAGGCGCTCGCGCGGACCGGCCACAACGTCACCGAAGCAGCCAAGGCGCTCGGACTCAGCCGAAGCGCGATGTACCGTCGGCTGGAGCGGTACGGACTGTAG
- a CDS encoding PAS domain-containing sensor histidine kinase, which yields MASQPWRLVGVAALAALPAVGIALILLWTEPGSLAFRWTATIAILASLGLGLSALHSAVVRPLQTIANLLAAMREGDFSHRARSLDPQDDLGLLYAETNALADMLRGQRLGVIEATALLQTVMAEIDAAVFTFEDESGRLVFANPGGARLLDEPAERLVGRHAADLGLADCFDGETPRVLEQRGAYANRWELRRSSFRQDGRAHTLVLLTDVRRALQVEEREAWQRLIRVLSHEINNSLAPIRSFAGSLRSLVDRSPRGDASDADLREGLGVIEQRAESLGRFIAAYARLARLPRPVLAPMQLGDWVRRVVSLEGRLPILVQAGPDRTLMADRDQLDQLLINLVRNAVDASQETGGGVSVRWALRPDEVELIVEDEGTGLAAGTANLFVPFYTTKPGGSGIGLALSRRIAEAHGGTLQLENRTDRAGCRAIVRIPVQTQARESTGAFQSGSYRSAPRHLGGAPRERPS from the coding sequence ATGGCCTCGCAACCGTGGCGACTCGTGGGGGTGGCGGCGCTCGCAGCGCTTCCCGCGGTAGGTATCGCGCTGATCCTGCTCTGGACGGAGCCCGGCAGCCTGGCGTTCCGGTGGACGGCGACGATCGCGATCCTTGCCTCGCTCGGACTGGGTCTTTCGGCGCTGCACTCGGCGGTCGTCCGACCCTTGCAGACGATCGCGAATCTCCTCGCCGCGATGCGCGAGGGTGACTTCTCGCACCGGGCGCGGTCGCTCGACCCGCAGGACGACCTCGGCCTCCTGTACGCCGAGACCAATGCCCTGGCCGACATGCTCCGGGGGCAACGGCTCGGGGTCATCGAGGCGACGGCCCTGCTCCAGACGGTCATGGCGGAGATCGACGCCGCGGTCTTCACCTTCGAGGACGAATCGGGCCGCCTCGTCTTTGCCAATCCGGGTGGTGCCCGTCTGCTCGACGAACCCGCCGAACGCCTGGTCGGACGGCACGCGGCGGACCTCGGGCTGGCGGACTGCTTCGATGGCGAGACGCCTCGTGTCCTCGAACAACGGGGCGCGTACGCCAACCGGTGGGAGCTGCGTCGGAGCAGCTTCCGGCAGGACGGCCGCGCGCACACGCTTGTCCTGCTCACCGACGTGCGCCGAGCGCTCCAGGTCGAGGAGCGTGAGGCGTGGCAACGGCTCATCCGGGTGCTGTCACACGAGATCAACAACTCGCTGGCGCCGATCCGCAGCTTCGCCGGGTCGCTCCGAAGTCTGGTCGATCGGTCACCACGAGGCGATGCGAGTGACGCCGACCTCCGTGAGGGGCTCGGCGTGATCGAACAGCGGGCCGAGTCACTGGGGCGGTTCATCGCGGCCTATGCGCGACTCGCTCGGCTCCCGCGGCCCGTGCTGGCACCGATGCAACTCGGGGATTGGGTGCGCCGGGTCGTGTCGCTCGAGGGGCGGTTGCCGATCCTCGTCCAGGCCGGCCCTGACAGGACTCTGATGGCAGACCGCGACCAACTGGATCAATTACTCATCAATCTGGTGCGGAACGCCGTTGACGCGTCGCAGGAAACGGGGGGCGGGGTGTCAGTCCGCTGGGCATTGCGACCGGACGAGGTCGAACTGATCGTGGAGGATGAAGGCACGGGACTGGCCGCCGGGACCGCCAACCTCTTTGTTCCGTTCTACACCACCAAGCCGGGCGGCTCCGGCATCGGACTGGCGCTCTCCCGACGCATCGCCGAAGCGCATGGCGGCACGCTGCAGCTGGAGAACCGGACCGATCGCGCCGGCTGTCGGGCGATCGTCCGGATTCCGGTGCAGACCCAGGCACGAGAGTCCACTGGTGCCTTCCAATCCGGAAGCTACCGCTCCGCACCACGGCACCTCGGAGGCGCCCCACGTGAACGACCTTCCTGA
- a CDS encoding serine/threonine protein kinase has protein sequence MNDLPDSSPHDALQRELGGGLRLEEQLTGGGMSTVYRARDVALNRSVVIKVLPAELAAAVSVERFKREILVSAALQHPHIVPVLSAGEVDGLPYFVMPFIDGESLRARLARGPLAVREAVAILKDVARALSYAHTNDVVHRDIKPDNILLTGGSAVVTDFGVAKALNASQASRRTGHISGAHGAAMTASGIAIGTPAYMAPEQAAGDPNTDHRADLYALGIVAWEMMTGTAPFHGLSPQQVMASHVVHTPPAVASRRYDVPRAFAAVIDHLLQKEPRNRPRFAADVVRALEDPAVLSGDFVATPSAGRRRRRPLLIAGGVVVLAIVLAFLLR, from the coding sequence GTGAACGACCTTCCTGATTCGTCCCCGCACGACGCGCTCCAGCGCGAGCTCGGTGGCGGTCTCCGACTCGAGGAGCAGCTGACGGGTGGGGGCATGTCCACGGTCTACCGCGCGCGCGACGTGGCGCTCAACCGTTCGGTCGTCATCAAGGTCCTCCCGGCCGAGCTGGCGGCGGCCGTGTCGGTGGAACGCTTCAAGCGCGAGATTCTCGTGTCAGCGGCGCTGCAGCATCCCCACATTGTCCCCGTGCTGAGTGCCGGGGAGGTCGATGGGCTGCCCTACTTCGTCATGCCCTTCATCGACGGCGAGTCATTGCGTGCCCGCCTGGCCCGCGGTCCGCTCGCGGTGCGGGAGGCGGTGGCGATCCTGAAGGATGTGGCCCGCGCACTCTCGTATGCGCACACCAACGATGTGGTGCACCGGGACATCAAGCCCGACAACATCCTGCTGACCGGCGGCTCGGCCGTCGTCACGGACTTCGGCGTGGCCAAGGCGCTCAATGCCTCCCAGGCCTCCCGTCGCACGGGCCATATCAGCGGCGCGCACGGTGCGGCGATGACGGCCTCGGGGATCGCGATCGGCACACCAGCCTACATGGCCCCGGAGCAGGCGGCGGGCGACCCGAACACGGACCACCGGGCCGATCTCTACGCACTCGGGATTGTCGCCTGGGAGATGATGACCGGGACGGCACCCTTCCACGGGCTCTCACCGCAACAAGTGATGGCGTCGCACGTGGTCCATACGCCACCAGCCGTTGCCTCCCGGCGGTATGACGTCCCCCGTGCCTTCGCCGCGGTGATCGATCATTTGTTGCAGAAGGAGCCCCGCAACCGCCCGCGCTTTGCGGCCGATGTCGTGCGCGCACTGGAAGACCCGGCGGTGTTGAGCGGCGACTTCGTGGCGACGCCGTCCGCCGGACGCCGCCGGCGCCGACCGCTGCTGATTGCTGGCGGGGTGGTCGTGCTGGCAATCGTGCTCGCCTTCCTGTTGCGCTGA
- a CDS encoding PadR family transcriptional regulator, translating into MSQTPMMLLKGTLDVLILKTLSWGPSHGYAISRWIRHVTGDALTVEEGALYPALRRLEEKALVDSQWETTATGREAKVYRLTPGGRSHLRTELSHWSRYVAAMTRALEARPTGAIG; encoded by the coding sequence ATGTCCCAAACGCCGATGATGCTCCTCAAGGGTACGCTCGACGTGCTGATCCTCAAGACCCTCAGCTGGGGCCCGAGCCATGGCTACGCCATCTCGCGCTGGATCCGCCACGTGACGGGCGATGCGCTGACGGTCGAGGAAGGAGCGCTCTATCCTGCCCTCCGACGGCTGGAAGAGAAGGCGCTGGTGGATTCGCAGTGGGAGACCACCGCCACGGGCCGCGAGGCGAAGGTCTATCGCCTGACGCCTGGAGGGCGGAGCCATCTGCGCACTGAACTCAGCCACTGGAGTCGCTATGTCGCCGCGATGACGCGGGCGCTGGAGGCCCGGCCGACTGGGGCGATCGGGTGA
- a CDS encoding ABC transporter permease — translation MTGRDPLDPLPLSGQKPIGDDVAREIEGHIALRTEELVASGWAADAAREEALRAFGDVTRVRDECVSITRRSRRAQSREERFGALWLDLRFAARILRRSPAFTLGAIVTLALGIGANTAIFSVVDGVLLRPLAFAEPDRLVDVKERHDGGSTSDLSWPNFADWRDQARSFDGLAAYSISEGTLLGADRPMHIRTAAVSAGFFPVMAITPLLGRLPSADDHRLGAAPVAVVSHRFWQTHLGGVQDLGSRRLRTDFDFEVIGVLPPGMTFPADADLWYPVELYSMGVSRTGHNFSVVGRLKHDQTELAATRELDVLTDRMRAASPGDFDAAGATITPLQEVLTGSRARPLLLILAASALLLIAACTNLASSLLVRGTGRSHELAIRSAIGAGRGRLIRQVFTESVLIGLLGCAAGLVVALGLQRLLLAMAPAGLVPAGMAPFDARVIGFSVILSLLTSVMFGLLPALRGSSIRPADAMREGGRNSGSRRSRRLWSMLVAVEVALAVVLLAGSGLMIRSFASLTAIDPGFRTDHVLTTPLDLPVSSYPTGREAVEVHRRIVAAIGELPGVVAVGVGNRLPLENNGPNGAIQVLGKTPIAGKDYTGSAVYRVVSDGYFEALGMRLIAGRFFTAGDREGAAPVAVVSQALAQREWPGESPIGRLLRPYGMDEDSGKDYATVVGVVDDIPHAALAAERMPAVWYPIAQMPARAHGLTLVVRTAGAPADLAQLVRQRIEAIDPRLPVDFLTMEQRLTATIADRRFVMVVLATFAIVALLLAAVGIHGVVAYTVAQRTREIGIRIALGAAPQRVQAMVQRGAMAVIGLGLAVGGVGALLGTRVMRAILYDVEPGDPLTLLLAVAVLGGVGFVASWLPARRGAHTDPVRAIRTE, via the coding sequence GTGACCGGGCGCGACCCGCTGGACCCCTTGCCGCTGTCGGGGCAGAAGCCGATCGGGGATGACGTGGCGCGGGAGATCGAGGGGCACATCGCGCTCCGGACCGAGGAACTCGTGGCGTCCGGGTGGGCCGCCGACGCGGCACGCGAGGAGGCACTCCGAGCCTTCGGTGACGTGACGCGGGTGCGCGATGAGTGCGTGTCCATCACCCGGCGCTCCCGCCGCGCCCAGTCCCGCGAGGAACGCTTCGGCGCCCTCTGGCTCGATCTCCGCTTCGCCGCCCGGATCCTGCGACGGTCGCCCGCCTTCACACTCGGTGCGATCGTCACTCTCGCGCTCGGCATCGGCGCCAACACCGCCATCTTCTCGGTGGTCGATGGCGTACTGCTCCGCCCCCTGGCGTTCGCCGAGCCGGACCGCCTCGTCGACGTGAAGGAACGCCATGACGGCGGCAGCACGTCCGACCTCTCGTGGCCGAACTTTGCAGATTGGCGTGACCAGGCTCGCAGCTTCGACGGTCTCGCCGCCTACAGCATCTCGGAAGGGACATTGCTGGGGGCCGACCGGCCGATGCACATCCGGACCGCGGCCGTCTCGGCGGGATTCTTTCCTGTCATGGCGATCACACCGCTCCTCGGACGGCTGCCTTCGGCCGACGACCACCGCCTCGGCGCCGCCCCGGTCGCCGTCGTCAGCCACCGCTTCTGGCAGACGCACTTGGGCGGAGTGCAGGACCTCGGCTCCAGGCGCCTCCGCACCGACTTCGACTTCGAGGTGATTGGCGTCCTGCCGCCGGGAATGACCTTCCCCGCGGACGCGGACCTCTGGTATCCGGTCGAGCTGTACTCCATGGGTGTCAGTCGCACGGGGCACAACTTCTCGGTTGTCGGTCGACTGAAGCATGACCAGACCGAGCTCGCGGCCACGCGGGAGCTCGACGTCCTGACCGACCGGATGCGGGCCGCGTCGCCCGGAGATTTCGACGCCGCCGGTGCGACCATCACGCCGCTCCAGGAGGTGTTGACCGGATCGCGCGCGCGCCCCCTCCTCCTGATCCTCGCGGCGTCGGCGCTGCTCCTGATCGCCGCGTGCACCAACCTGGCCAGCAGCCTGCTGGTCCGCGGCACCGGCCGCAGTCACGAACTGGCGATCCGGTCCGCCATCGGTGCCGGCCGGGGGCGCCTGATCCGGCAGGTCTTCACCGAGAGCGTGCTGATCGGCCTTCTCGGCTGTGCGGCCGGTCTGGTCGTCGCGCTGGGCCTCCAACGCCTCCTCCTGGCGATGGCCCCCGCGGGGCTGGTGCCGGCCGGCATGGCGCCTTTCGATGCGAGGGTGATCGGCTTCTCCGTGATCCTCTCCCTGTTGACCTCGGTAATGTTCGGCCTTCTCCCCGCGCTGCGAGGTTCGTCGATTCGTCCGGCCGACGCCATGCGCGAGGGAGGCCGCAACAGCGGCTCACGACGGAGTCGCCGACTCTGGTCGATGCTCGTCGCCGTCGAGGTCGCACTTGCCGTGGTGCTCCTGGCCGGTTCCGGACTGATGATCCGCAGCTTCGCCTCACTCACCGCGATCGACCCCGGCTTCCGCACAGATCATGTCTTGACGACGCCGCTTGATCTCCCGGTCTCCTCCTATCCGACGGGGCGGGAAGCCGTGGAAGTTCACCGCCGCATCGTTGCCGCGATCGGAGAATTGCCGGGGGTGGTCGCGGTGGGCGTGGGCAATCGGCTGCCGCTCGAGAACAACGGCCCCAATGGCGCGATCCAGGTCCTCGGAAAGACACCGATCGCCGGCAAGGACTACACGGGAAGCGCGGTCTACCGGGTCGTGAGCGATGGCTACTTCGAGGCGCTGGGGATGCGCCTGATCGCCGGCCGCTTCTTCACCGCCGGCGACCGTGAAGGCGCCGCGCCGGTGGCCGTGGTGAGCCAGGCCCTGGCACAGCGCGAGTGGCCAGGCGAGTCCCCGATCGGCCGGCTCCTCCGGCCGTACGGGATGGACGAGGACAGCGGGAAAGACTACGCCACGGTCGTGGGTGTGGTGGACGACATCCCCCACGCCGCGCTCGCCGCCGAGCGCATGCCGGCAGTGTGGTATCCCATTGCCCAGATGCCGGCGCGGGCGCATGGGTTGACCCTCGTGGTGCGGACCGCCGGGGCGCCCGCCGACCTGGCCCAGCTGGTTCGCCAGCGCATCGAGGCGATCGATCCCCGCCTTCCCGTCGACTTCCTGACCATGGAGCAACGGCTCACGGCCACCATCGCGGATCGCCGCTTCGTGATGGTGGTCCTGGCCACCTTTGCGATCGTCGCCCTGCTCCTCGCCGCGGTCGGCATTCACGGCGTGGTGGCCTACACGGTGGCCCAGCGCACGCGGGAGATCGGCATCCGGATCGCATTGGGCGCGGCGCCGCAGCGCGTGCAGGCGATGGTGCAACGCGGCGCGATGGCCGTGATCGGCCTCGGGTTGGCGGTGGGCGGGGTCGGTGCGCTGCTCGGCACCCGGGTCATGCGGGCCATCCTCTACGACGTCGAACCCGGAGACCCGCTGACGCTCCTGCTGGCCGTCGCGGTGCTCGGCGGCGTCGGCTTCGTCGCCAGCTGGCTGCCGGCCCGGCGCGGGGCCCACACCGATCCGGTTCGTGCGATCCGGACCGAGTGA
- a CDS encoding PadR family transcriptional regulator, whose product MPDELELFQGTLDVLVLRALSHGPRHGYAVARWVEEGSDGTFRILDGALYTSLHRLEERGWVDAEWGISERGKRARFYRLTTAGRGELRKRTRNWDRYVVAVAKVMAAPARA is encoded by the coding sequence ATGCCCGACGAACTCGAACTCTTTCAGGGGACGCTCGACGTCCTCGTCCTCCGGGCGCTGAGTCACGGCCCCCGACACGGCTACGCGGTGGCCCGATGGGTCGAGGAGGGGTCTGACGGCACCTTCCGCATCCTGGACGGAGCGCTGTATACCTCGCTGCATCGGCTCGAGGAGCGTGGCTGGGTCGACGCCGAATGGGGCATCTCGGAGCGCGGCAAGCGCGCACGGTTCTACCGACTCACCACGGCAGGCCGCGGCGAATTGCGGAAGCGGACCCGGAACTGGGACCGGTACGTCGTCGCCGTCGCGAAGGTCATGGCCGCACCGGCGAGGGCCTGA
- a CDS encoding ABC transporter permease — protein MAPSIPAWRRYLRFGGPDIAADINDELAFHVEERTQALVDSGLTPEAARAQALAEFGDLGATRASLRLIDERIHRRRGTQDQLRVLGHEVRLAFRRLARQPAFTVPAVLTLGLGIAATAVAFTLLQTVVLRALPFPDANRLVFLSSPMPKIDDVWGIARHQLPYYKANVRAFEDMALYRAWEVTIPGEGTVRAERVVAANVSASIFPTLRIAPALGRVLRPEDNLARPATVVVLSHGYWMRRFGGDPGVIGRMLTVDGTSREIVGVTPPGASLPDRQVDLWLPDHIDPAAQPMNNHVRNAVARLRPGFTAADAEAQLVPLVARMDELFPSAYPNHWIRNSGFRTAVAPLRDEIVGGSVARALWILFAAVWLVLVVAVANVVNLVIVRAEATRRETAMRTALGASRSALAAHFLTEGMVIVGLGSLGALGLTLLTLRLIPALAAGTLPRLTELHLAWEGWLLSATIAGVIAIVIGMIPMAHASTDPQTLREGSRSLTASRRRLAIRNLLVVGQVALTVMLLAGAGLLIRSGMRLRAVDPGFSPAGVTTLSLALSPVVYKDYESAALLYRRLAERLEAAPGVRSVGYAEALPLAGDIGCTGVSSRAEGPQAARGRCIPLLQVSPGYFATMGISVRGQSPDWGEVTRRIGGVVVSPALAHRLWPDQDPIGQPIQCCGSGGWDRVVGVTGEVHGNSLETPPGEIAYFSIAPPDSAPTNNVPLNVFLVIKAPTVTPLTLQRLVTQALAEIDPTVPASAARPMTELVAESMANRTFMLTLLAAAAAMALVLSAVGLYGVIAYVVGQREREIGVRIAVGASGRQIGGLVIGQSLRLVALGIGLGIAGALAGTRVLTAFLYEISPTDPVVLGGVAGLVALLGLLASGLPTLRAIRTDPVIALRAD, from the coding sequence ATGGCACCCTCGATTCCCGCCTGGCGTCGCTACCTCCGCTTCGGCGGCCCGGATATCGCGGCCGACATCAATGACGAGCTCGCCTTTCACGTCGAGGAGCGGACCCAGGCGCTCGTCGACAGCGGCCTGACGCCCGAGGCCGCGCGTGCCCAGGCGCTCGCCGAGTTCGGCGACCTCGGCGCGACGCGTGCCTCATTGCGGCTCATCGACGAGCGGATCCACCGCCGGCGCGGGACGCAGGACCAACTGCGCGTCCTCGGTCACGAAGTCCGCCTGGCCTTCCGTCGGTTGGCACGCCAGCCAGCGTTCACAGTCCCCGCCGTGCTCACGCTGGGTCTGGGGATCGCCGCGACCGCGGTCGCCTTCACGCTGCTCCAGACCGTGGTGCTGCGCGCGCTGCCGTTTCCGGACGCGAACCGCCTCGTCTTCCTCTCCTCGCCCATGCCGAAGATCGATGATGTCTGGGGCATCGCGCGACACCAGCTGCCGTACTACAAGGCCAACGTCCGGGCCTTCGAGGACATGGCACTCTATCGCGCCTGGGAGGTCACGATCCCGGGCGAGGGGACGGTGCGCGCGGAGCGCGTCGTCGCCGCGAACGTCTCGGCGAGCATCTTCCCCACCCTGCGGATCGCCCCCGCGCTCGGCCGCGTGCTGCGGCCCGAGGACAATCTGGCACGGCCGGCGACGGTCGTCGTCTTGAGCCACGGCTACTGGATGCGCCGGTTCGGTGGTGATCCCGGTGTGATTGGTCGCATGCTGACCGTTGACGGGACGTCGCGCGAGATCGTCGGCGTCACGCCGCCGGGCGCCTCGCTCCCCGATCGTCAGGTCGATCTCTGGTTGCCTGACCACATCGATCCGGCCGCGCAGCCCATGAACAACCACGTGCGCAACGCCGTCGCGCGACTCCGGCCCGGTTTCACGGCGGCCGACGCCGAGGCGCAGCTCGTCCCGCTCGTGGCCCGCATGGACGAGCTCTTCCCATCGGCGTACCCGAACCATTGGATCCGCAACTCGGGCTTCCGCACGGCGGTCGCACCGCTCCGTGACGAGATCGTCGGGGGCTCCGTCGCGCGCGCGCTCTGGATCCTCTTTGCCGCGGTCTGGCTGGTGCTGGTCGTTGCGGTGGCCAACGTCGTGAACCTGGTGATCGTGCGCGCCGAAGCCACCCGGCGCGAGACGGCGATGCGAACGGCGCTGGGCGCCTCGCGTAGCGCCCTGGCGGCGCATTTCCTGACCGAGGGAATGGTGATCGTCGGTCTGGGATCACTCGGGGCCCTCGGGCTCACCCTGCTGACGCTTCGCCTGATCCCGGCGCTCGCCGCAGGGACCCTCCCCCGGCTCACCGAATTGCATCTCGCCTGGGAAGGATGGCTGCTCTCGGCCACGATCGCCGGCGTGATCGCCATCGTCATCGGGATGATCCCGATGGCGCACGCCTCGACCGATCCGCAGACCTTGCGCGAGGGCTCGCGCAGCCTCACGGCGTCGCGTAGACGGCTGGCGATCCGGAACCTGCTCGTCGTCGGACAGGTTGCGCTCACGGTAATGTTGCTGGCCGGGGCGGGACTGCTCATCCGAAGTGGCATGCGGTTGCGCGCGGTCGATCCAGGGTTCTCGCCGGCCGGCGTGACCACCCTGTCGCTGGCGCTCTCGCCGGTGGTGTACAAGGATTACGAATCCGCCGCGCTGTTGTACCGACGCCTTGCCGAGCGGCTGGAGGCGGCACCGGGGGTCCGATCGGTCGGCTATGCAGAGGCACTGCCGCTCGCCGGTGACATCGGGTGTACCGGCGTCTCGTCGCGCGCCGAGGGACCGCAGGCCGCGCGCGGCCGCTGCATTCCGCTGCTGCAGGTTTCGCCAGGATATTTCGCGACCATGGGAATCTCCGTGCGTGGACAGTCTCCCGACTGGGGCGAAGTGACCCGCCGCATCGGCGGGGTCGTGGTGTCGCCCGCGCTCGCGCACCGACTCTGGCCAGACCAGGATCCGATCGGACAGCCGATCCAGTGCTGCGGCAGCGGAGGCTGGGATCGCGTCGTCGGGGTCACCGGTGAGGTCCATGGCAACTCCCTCGAGACCCCGCCGGGCGAGATTGCGTACTTCTCGATCGCCCCCCCGGACAGCGCGCCAACGAACAACGTGCCGCTCAACGTTTTCCTGGTCATCAAGGCACCGACGGTCACGCCGTTGACGCTGCAACGCCTCGTGACGCAGGCCTTGGCGGAGATCGACCCGACCGTGCCCGCATCCGCCGCGAGGCCCATGACTGAGCTGGTGGCCGAGTCGATGGCCAATCGGACTTTCATGCTCACGCTCCTGGCGGCGGCTGCCGCCATGGCGCTGGTCTTGAGTGCGGTCGGCCTCTACGGCGTGATCGCGTATGTCGTCGGGCAACGGGAGCGCGAGATCGGCGTCCGAATCGCCGTCGGAGCGAGCGGCCGGCAGATCGGTGGGTTGGTCATCGGTCAGTCGCTTCGTCTCGTGGCCCTCGGCATCGGGCTCGGCATCGCCGGCGCGCTCGCGGGGACACGGGTCCTGACCGCGTTCCTCTACGAGATCAGTCCGACCGACCCCGTCGTGCTGGGTGGCGTGGCCGGCCTCGTTGCGCTGCTTGGCCTGCTCGCGAGCGGACTGCCAACGCTCCGCGCCATCAGGACGGATCCGGTAATTGCGCTTCGAGCCGACTGA